From the Terriglobales bacterium genome, the window AAGCAGAAGGTCGTGCGGTTCACGATCGTTTGAGTCAGATTGATGTCGAAGCCGGCCGGGCGAATTCGCGAGGTGCGAACAACGAAGAGCGCTGTGCTGAGCTTGTTGTCCGCGCTGCTTCGGACGAGGCGGAACTCGAACGCACACGGACGAGACTGCAGGAACTCGCTGCTGAAGAAGGTGGAAATCGTACCGTTCTGGAATCGGCTTCAGCAGAGGTCCAGATGGCCGAAGAGCAGCATCGTTTCGAGCAGGAGCAGGCCGCCGAAGCAGGTCGCCAGCTTGCCGGCGTGGAACAGGAGCAAGAACTGCGGCGCAGATCGGTATATGAGGTGATGTCGGCGGTGACGAAGGTGCGCGGCGAGATCGCGCAAACCGAAGATCATCTTGCCTCGCTCTCCGAGCAGACGCTCCGACTCAATTCCGAAACCGAATCGACTCTTTCAGAAGTCGAAGCGCTCGGCGGACGTCGTGGACAGGTCACGATGGAGTTTGAATCCATCAACGAGACCGTGGGTGCGCTCTCGGCTCGTATCGCTGAAGTGCGGACCAACCTTGAAGAGAAACGTGCTCTCGAACTCGAATGCAAGCGCCATCTCGACGGGCTGCGCTCGGAATTGGCAACTGCGATGGGAAAGCGCGCCTCAATTGAGGCTCTGCTGCGCGATCACGGATATTCAACCGAATCAGTAAAGCGCTTGTTGAAGGCCAACTCGCTCGAAGGCGGGCTCGCTCCCGCCGGAGTGCTCGCGGATTTCCTTGAAGTAGACGATCAATACGAAGGAGTCATCGACGACTTCTTCCGCGACGAGCTGAACTACATCGTGGTGAAGTCGTGGAATGCCGCCGAGGAGGGAATGCGGCTGCTCAAGACTGATGTCGATGGCCGCGCAACCTTCCTGGTTCACCCCAGCGATTCTCAAGCGAAATTCTCCTTCGCGGTCGACGAAAATGCGCAGCGACAACCGGCTCGTGATTGCGTCGTTCCGCTCACCCGCTGCATTCGCGTGCTGAATGGATTCGGGAAATCACTGGAAGTGATCCTGCCCAAGCTGCGCGACGGATACATCGCTCCCGATGCTTCGGTCGCTCGCGAGTTGGCGCTGGAAAATCCCGATGCGTTCTTCCTGTCGCCCACAGGCGAAACATTTCACAACGTAACGGTCACGGGTGGTAAGCAGCGGACCGAAGGTCCGCTCTCACTCAAGCGCGAGCTGCGTGAAGTGAATCGCCTAGTCCAGATGCTGGAAGACGCGCTGCGTAACGAAGAGATGCGCGTCCAGCAATTGGGACGCGAAGTATCCGAACTGAGCGCGCTGCTCGAACGGCTGCAAGACGAGAAGCGCGAAGCCGAGAAGAACGCGCACAGCTCAGGAGTCGCGCTCAAGCAGATGGAATCGGAGCTTGCGCGAGCCGAGCAGCGATTGCATCAACTGCGCCTTGAGATGGACCGAGTACTGCAGCAGCAATCGGGCAAGCAGGAGCTGCTGGCATTCAAGCGGGAAGAGCTCGAGCGACACGAAGTGCGTCAATGCGAACTCGAACTTGAAGTCAACAATGCACAGCAGAGCTTGATCGAACACCGGGCCACGCGTGACTCAGCAACTCACCGCGCTGCCGAAGCCCGGGCCCGACTTGCCGCACTCGAAGAGCGTCGTCGCGCGGCGGCAGTTGCGCTTGAGCGGATCAGCCATATGGTGCGGGAAGTAAGCTCGCGAGTGGAAGCGCTCGAATCCCAAATCGCGAATGCACATGCTGAGAAGCAAGAGCGCGAAGCTGAGAACGTTCGCATCGCCGAGTTTCTGGTTACGTTACAGACCGAGCGCGAGCAGGGTGAACGAAAGGCTGCGGAGTTGAAAACCGCAGGCGAGAAAATCCGCGTACTTTGTGCAGAACTCGATGTGTCGCTGCGAGCCGTCCGCCAGGAGTTGGAGGTTGTTCGCGAGCGCCGCGGGGAACTGTCCACCGCATTGGCACGGCTGCAATCGGACACGCAGCATATGGCCGAGACGTGCGTGCAAGAGCTGTCGATGACCTCGGACGCGTTGCTCGCCGAACCGTCGATCTCGATTATCGAAGGCGAACCGCTCGCGCAAGAGGAAGGACTCTATCGCGAGATGCGGACGAAGCTCGAGAACATGGGTCCGGTGAACATGATGGCGCTCGAAGAGTACAAAGAAACCGCGCAACGCCATGAGTTCCTCGAGACCCAACGCAAAGACCTGATCGATTCCATCGAGAACACACAAAACACGATCAAGGAAATCGACGAGTTCTCGAAGCAAAAGTTCGACGAGGCCTTCGTGAAGATCAACGAGAACTTCCAGATCACATTCCGTAAGCTCTTCGGAGGCGGACACGGTTTCATGAAGCTCACGGACGAGGAGAACTCGGCGGAGAGCGGCATCGACATCGTCGCCTCGCCCCCGGGGAAGAAGCTGCAGAACGTACTGCTTCTATCAGGCGGAGAAAAGGCACTCACAGCGCTGTCGCTGCTGGTTGGCATTTTCCAATACCAACCGAGTCCGTTCTGCATCCTCGACGAAGTCGACGCGCCACTCGATGAATCAAACGTGGGTCGGTTCACCGATCTGGTGAAGGAGATGAGCGATCGCACGCAGTTCATCGTGATTACGCACCACAAGCGCACGATCAGTTCCTCGCCTGTGCTCTATGGCGTAACCATGCAGGAACCGGGAGTATCGAAGATCGTATCGGTGAGGTTCGGCGAGGAGACATCGAAGCTGGCGGTAGGGGCGACGGCGTAAAAGGCTTTTTCACACGGAGTCACGGAGGCAAGAATCGGTTTCAGGTTTCGAGTTTCAGTTTCGGCAAAGCCGGCTCTCAACAGATACTTCGAGCAGAACTACTTTTCTTCCGAGCATCAATCTTTCTTGCTTTCTTCGTGTTCTCCGTGGCTCCGTGGTGAAAAAATGAAATCGACACTCCGCAATTCCACATCCTGAAAGTTTCTTTTCGAAGCGCGAACCCGCGCAACATTCCAAGTACAATCTAGGGGCATGAAGACGCTCGTCACTGGCGGCGCTGGATACATCGGAGCGACCACCGTTCAAGCGTTGCTCGATGCCGGACATGAAGTGCGAGTTTTCGACAACCTGAGCAAAGGCAACGCTGATGCTATTCCTCCGACGGTCACGCTGATCAGAGGAGACGTTGGAAATCGCGAGCACATCGAACCTGTTCTCCGCGACTACCGCCCGGAGGCCGTTCTGCATTTTGCGGCGTCGATCGAGGCCGGCGAGTCGATGAAGGTTCCAGAAAAGTACTTCCGCAACAACTCGGCTGCTACGCTTACGCTGCTGGAGGCCATGCTCAGCGCGGGAATCGGGAAATTCATCTTTTCTTCGACAGCGGCGCTCTATGGCGAACCCAAGCGAATCCCGATTCAGGAAGACGATGAGCTGAGGCCGACGAACGCGTACGGAGAATCGAAACTGCTGGTCGAACGCATGCTGGCTTGGTTTCATCGCATTCATGGACTCCGATATGCCAGTCTTCGTTATTTCAATGCCTCCGGATCGAATGGCCGTTCCGGCGAGCGCCATGATCCCGAGTCGCACTTGATTCCGATTGTGCTGCAGGCCGCAACCGGCTTGCGCGATTCTGTTTCGATTTTTGGGACTGACTATCCGACAAAAGATGGCACGTGCATTCGCGACTACATCCATGTAAGCGACTTGGCCGACGCGCACGTACTGGCGCTCGAAGCATTGGATCAGCGCGATAAGCTCATCTACAACCTGGGTGCCGGAGCGGGATTCAGCGTTCGCGAGGTGATCGACTCGGCAAAGAGAGTGACAGGGAAGCCCATCAAGGCAGTAGAAAAGAGTTGCAGACCGGGAGACCCTGCAGTCCTGGTAGCAAGCTCGGAACGCATCCGCAGGGAACTGAAATGGAATCCGAAGTACCCGGGTTTGGACGAGATCATAGCCAGCGCCTGGGAATGGATGCAGACACATCCACAACTTTACGCCGAACCAGCCGGCGCACGCCGCTCCTGAGACGATGCAGATCGAAAGCTTTCAACAGGAGTTCCAGAAGATCTATGGACGGCGGCCGGAGGTATATCGTGCGCCCGGTCGCGTAAATCTCATCGGTGAGCACACCGACTACAACGACGGCTTCGTGATGCCGGCGGCAATTAACTTCTTCACGTGGCTCGCGATCTCGCCAAGATCCGATTCAACCGTCAACATTCGCTCGCGTGCCTTCACTGAACCTGTAACCGTCGTTTTGAACGGTGATCTGCGCCCGCGACATGCGTGGTCGGACTATGTGGTCGGCATCATCGAGCAGATAAGGCAGTCCGGCAAGAAGCTGGCAGGGGCAGACATCTTGATTCAGAGCGAGGTCCCAATGGGTTCGGGACTGAGTTCCTCTGCAGCGATCGAGGTAGCTGCAGGTTTTTCACTGCTTAGAACCAATCGATATACGGTGGACCGAACCGAGCTGGCTCTTCTTTGTCAGCGCGCGGAGAACCTGTTTGTGGGAATACGCTGCGGAATCATGGATCAATTCATTTCCTGTAATGGGACGGTCGATCACGCGCTCATGCTCGATTGCCGCAGTCTCGATTTCCGCCTGCTGCCCCTGTCGTCCGCTTCACGGATGG encodes:
- the smc gene encoding chromosome segregation protein SMC encodes the protein MLKLKKLQILGFKSFCDRTELKFHGEGIAAIVGPNGCGKSNVSDAISWVLGEQSARSLRGARMEDVIFAGTRDRKPTGMAEVSLTLIDPEVYEGDHSAAPEIDIQDELTGEDWDEASLRASAADETARAEEEARPGQLIDAEGNVIAVSAERNEAEEAPGFEGEDPSAPASVPDSGTAEVQAVNPDVVLRIRRRKFNSQFRAGEIVVTRRLFRSGESEYLLNGKLCRLRDIQDIFMGTGLGPESYAIIEQGRIGQILSSKPHDRRAIIEEAAGITKFKTKKRLAELRLEHARQNLARINDIFDEVTRQMNSLKRQAAKAERYAKLRDEMREKLRVVLASKLTQMALENAALAEKIQALSIEVGDRAGAVELMERAHSSVSERAYSLEAEGRAVHDRLSQIDVEAGRANSRGANNEERCAELVVRAASDEAELERTRTRLQELAAEEGGNRTVLESASAEVQMAEEQHRFEQEQAAEAGRQLAGVEQEQELRRRSVYEVMSAVTKVRGEIAQTEDHLASLSEQTLRLNSETESTLSEVEALGGRRGQVTMEFESINETVGALSARIAEVRTNLEEKRALELECKRHLDGLRSELATAMGKRASIEALLRDHGYSTESVKRLLKANSLEGGLAPAGVLADFLEVDDQYEGVIDDFFRDELNYIVVKSWNAAEEGMRLLKTDVDGRATFLVHPSDSQAKFSFAVDENAQRQPARDCVVPLTRCIRVLNGFGKSLEVILPKLRDGYIAPDASVARELALENPDAFFLSPTGETFHNVTVTGGKQRTEGPLSLKRELREVNRLVQMLEDALRNEEMRVQQLGREVSELSALLERLQDEKREAEKNAHSSGVALKQMESELARAEQRLHQLRLEMDRVLQQQSGKQELLAFKREELERHEVRQCELELEVNNAQQSLIEHRATRDSATHRAAEARARLAALEERRRAAAVALERISHMVREVSSRVEALESQIANAHAEKQEREAENVRIAEFLVTLQTEREQGERKAAELKTAGEKIRVLCAELDVSLRAVRQELEVVRERRGELSTALARLQSDTQHMAETCVQELSMTSDALLAEPSISIIEGEPLAQEEGLYREMRTKLENMGPVNMMALEEYKETAQRHEFLETQRKDLIDSIENTQNTIKEIDEFSKQKFDEAFVKINENFQITFRKLFGGGHGFMKLTDEENSAESGIDIVASPPGKKLQNVLLLSGGEKALTALSLLVGIFQYQPSPFCILDEVDAPLDESNVGRFTDLVKEMSDRTQFIVITHHKRTISSSPVLYGVTMQEPGVSKIVSVRFGEETSKLAVGATA
- the galE gene encoding UDP-glucose 4-epimerase GalE; amino-acid sequence: MKTLVTGGAGYIGATTVQALLDAGHEVRVFDNLSKGNADAIPPTVTLIRGDVGNREHIEPVLRDYRPEAVLHFAASIEAGESMKVPEKYFRNNSAATLTLLEAMLSAGIGKFIFSSTAALYGEPKRIPIQEDDELRPTNAYGESKLLVERMLAWFHRIHGLRYASLRYFNASGSNGRSGERHDPESHLIPIVLQAATGLRDSVSIFGTDYPTKDGTCIRDYIHVSDLADAHVLALEALDQRDKLIYNLGAGAGFSVREVIDSAKRVTGKPIKAVEKSCRPGDPAVLVASSERIRRELKWNPKYPGLDEIIASAWEWMQTHPQLYAEPAGARRS
- a CDS encoding galactokinase, translated to MQIESFQQEFQKIYGRRPEVYRAPGRVNLIGEHTDYNDGFVMPAAINFFTWLAISPRSDSTVNIRSRAFTEPVTVVLNGDLRPRHAWSDYVVGIIEQIRQSGKKLAGADILIQSEVPMGSGLSSSAAIEVAAGFSLLRTNRYTVDRTELALLCQRAENLFVGIRCGIMDQFISCNGTVDHALMLDCRSLDFRLLPLSSASRMVICNTMVKHEHASGEYNKRRDECETGVLMLREFIPEIRALRDVSTRELEQYREKLPETIYRRCRHVVSENERVQRAAKALEQHDMKQFGTLMAQSHASLRDDYEVSSRELDLMVEIANRQPEIFGARMTGGGFGGCTINLVEGSHAESFRDNVAKEYKKATGLSPEVYISTAADGANQVQ